In the genome of Halobacteriovoraceae bacterium, one region contains:
- a CDS encoding type II secretion system protein, with protein sequence MIFSKKHISSGHKGFSLLEILVVVTIVSLITALTISSLNFSREHAEDTLRTVERAIRYAQDQAALRNVIVRLHFYLNTQPQQFALEFGPDDNFVIPVKSIQLKSLYDLSDEDRKEIENKRQKEVNSKFRPLVEFQKENFEIPETLRIIGVGTSIQDEFVTDFDPAIYIYPNGEKDGAIVIFGSEDEVISLEIPAFTNDFKREYKTISEEDVDAREIYEIHESMAIDLVKKWQSN encoded by the coding sequence ATGATTTTTTCGAAAAAACATATTTCATCGGGGCATAAAGGTTTTTCGCTTTTAGAAATTTTGGTCGTTGTAACAATTGTTTCGCTTATAACGGCCTTAACAATTTCAAGTTTAAATTTTTCCAGAGAACATGCAGAAGATACCTTAAGAACTGTTGAGCGTGCCATTCGGTACGCGCAAGATCAAGCGGCCCTCAGGAATGTAATTGTAAGATTACACTTTTATTTAAATACACAGCCTCAACAATTTGCCCTTGAGTTTGGCCCAGATGATAATTTTGTCATTCCAGTAAAATCAATTCAACTTAAAAGTCTCTATGATCTAAGTGATGAAGATCGAAAAGAAATAGAAAACAAAAGACAAAAGGAAGTGAACTCAAAGTTTCGCCCCCTGGTTGAATTTCAAAAAGAAAATTTTGAAATCCCTGAAACTTTAAGAATCATAGGGGTTGGAACATCAATTCAAGATGAATTTGTTACTGACTTCGATCCTGCGATCTATATTTATCCCAATGGTGAAAAAGACGGCGCAATAGTTATCTTTGGTTCAGAGGATGAGGTGATTTCACTAGAGATACCCGCTTTTACAAATGATTTTAAAAGGGAATATAAAACAATTAGTGAGGAAGATGTAGATGCTCGTGAGATATATGAAATCCATGAAAGTATGGCCATCGATTTGGTGAAAAAATGGCAATCAAATTAA
- the gspG gene encoding type II secretion system major pseudopilin GspG, which yields MRNFNRIFPKAASSAKGFSLIEILIVITLIAIIGTFVGGRVLDYLYEGQAKAAKIQMNNLSDRLKEFYRNCYFYPSTEQGLDALISKPSVGRDCKKYKPGGYLEVESIPEDPWGGEYQYESDGKTFNIYSYGQDQTEGGEDKDADIYLKETKK from the coding sequence ATGCGAAACTTTAACCGAATTTTTCCAAAGGCCGCCAGTAGTGCAAAAGGCTTTTCACTCATTGAAATCCTCATTGTTATTACCTTAATTGCAATTATTGGTACTTTTGTTGGTGGTAGAGTATTAGACTATCTCTATGAAGGACAGGCAAAGGCCGCAAAAATTCAGATGAATAATCTCTCTGATCGACTGAAAGAATTTTATAGAAATTGTTATTTTTATCCATCTACCGAACAAGGTTTAGATGCACTTATTTCTAAACCTTCAGTAGGAAGAGATTGTAAAAAATATAAACCAGGTGGATATCTAGAAGTTGAGTCTATTCCAGAAGATCCATGGGGTGGTGAGTATCAGTACGAATCTGATGGCAAGACTTTCAACATCTATAGTTATGGGCAAGATCAAACCGAAGGTGGAGAAGACAAGGACGCTGATATATATCTCAAAGAAACAAAAAAATAA